A single Nostoc sp. PCC 7107 DNA region contains:
- a CDS encoding CHAT domain-containing protein: protein MHIKVEKITSKLPIIFQQNQAKALSQVKILTAINIILGLYLIPAKVQAQNITPANDSTGTTVNSQGDISGGKLSSDKSNLFHSFSKFELDANQTANFLSQPSIQNILGRVTGGEASIINGIIRVSGGNSNLYLINPAGIIFGANAHLNVPASFTATTANRLGFGNNNWLNAVGSNNYSQLIGTPNSFAFDASVTSAIFNQGNLAVPNGNNLSLFGGAVVSTGTLSAPGGNVTIAAVPGSNLLKLSMAGNPLSLEIQPLNSTNNLASNSLPALLTGGDVGNASGLQIANGEVKLTGSGLTISNGDVVSTANIVAQNVTIQAAANITTQDIITNDKSTGLAGTVNLTAGDNITTNNIDASAFSRFETAMAGAVNLTAGGNITTNNIDTSAALILGTASAGAVNLIADGNITVGSINTSAISIDVEQIELLNANSPNQAGILLPNTPPFAQGGNVNLLANGTVRVVGEIIDNGQLTGNSILTSAFTQPGAVKIQHDGGVNNVPFIVGDANLNGTKAAINVSQVSLFNENPTIENIILDSNNSQIAPTSPIHIFPVLPLGGRSESTPSLISINSVNTPPIILDNYSVINTRQNRPITFTFGSLNINTNDVNNDVSQIIFDGILSGSVSFQDGTPVTSGTVLSANTVLVYTPQRGSVGKIPAFNIKASDGVSESAPQSININITRQPIIITPPNPDTDNPSPNPETNNSPPVETNNSFHSGTNNLLNIDLTNNVVNSETEEKKMASIPIVEKDQSLLDVDIDKEIAKIDARFTNQFAQYLGTATPPIKGIKEASEILVNIENSTGVKPALIYVSFIPKTLKRNVLPEQKLTPQADDILELLVVTGKGEPIRKVVNVTRSQVLAISKQFTNNVTQATLLNSYITPATKLYNWLIAPLKYNLQARQINNLVFIVDAGLRTMPIAALYDGKQYLIENYSVGLMPSLSLTDTQYIDIKKSEVLGMGASQFMNQDPLPSVPSELTTITQKLWPGRAFLNEAFTLTNLKAQRQQKAFGIVHLATHGEFNSGAPNNSYIQLWDTQLRMDQIRQLGWNNPPVELVVLSACRTALGNEDAELGFAGFAVQAGTKSALASLWYVSDEGTLGLMTQFYEKLKQAPIKAEALRRAQVAMLKGQVRIEMGRLRTARGDVALPPVLLELGDRKLTHPYFWAAFTMIGNPW from the coding sequence TTGCATATTAAGGTTGAAAAAATTACAAGCAAATTACCAATAATTTTTCAACAAAATCAGGCAAAAGCTCTATCTCAAGTCAAAATATTAACAGCTATCAACATCATTTTAGGATTATATTTAATACCTGCAAAAGTCCAAGCCCAAAACATAACTCCCGCCAACGATAGTACAGGCACAACTGTTAACTCCCAAGGTGACATCAGTGGTGGTAAGCTCAGTAGCGACAAATCCAACCTATTCCACAGCTTCAGCAAATTTGAACTAGATGCTAACCAAACAGCCAACTTTTTATCGCAACCATCAATTCAAAACATCTTAGGTAGAGTCACAGGTGGTGAAGCATCGATAATTAACGGCATCATTCGTGTTAGTGGTGGAAATTCCAACTTATATTTAATCAACCCCGCAGGTATTATCTTTGGTGCTAATGCCCATTTAAATGTGCCAGCATCATTCACAGCTACCACAGCTAATCGTCTGGGTTTTGGTAATAATAACTGGTTAAATGCTGTGGGCAGCAACAACTACAGCCAACTTATTGGTACACCCAATAGTTTCGCTTTTGATGCTAGTGTTACTAGTGCCATTTTCAATCAAGGTAATTTAGCTGTACCAAATGGTAATAATTTAAGTTTATTTGGCGGCGCAGTCGTGAGTACAGGAACTTTGTCAGCGCCTGGCGGTAATGTCACAATTGCGGCAGTACCTGGCAGTAATTTACTCAAATTGAGTATGGCAGGGAATCCTTTGAGTTTAGAAATTCAACCGCTGAATTCCACTAATAATCTAGCATCAAATTCGTTACCAGCATTGTTAACTGGTGGTGATGTTGGGAATGCTTCTGGCTTACAAATTGCAAATGGTGAGGTGAAGTTAACTGGTTCTGGTTTGACTATTAGCAATGGTGATGTTGTTAGTACAGCTAACATTGTTGCTCAAAATGTCACTATTCAGGCAGCAGCTAATATCACAACTCAAGATATCATCACTAATGATAAATCTACTGGTTTGGCAGGTACAGTTAATTTAACAGCAGGTGATAATATCACAACTAATAATATTGATGCTTCAGCTTTTAGTCGTTTTGAAACTGCTATGGCAGGTGCCGTTAATTTAACAGCAGGCGGTAATATTACAACTAATAATATTGACACTTCAGCAGCTTTAATTTTAGGGACGGCTAGTGCAGGTGCAGTCAATTTAATAGCTGATGGTAACATTACTGTGGGCAGCATCAATACAAGTGCGATTAGTATTGATGTTGAGCAAATTGAATTGCTCAATGCAAATTCTCCAAATCAAGCTGGTATTTTGTTGCCCAATACACCCCCATTCGCTCAAGGTGGTAATGTTAATCTTTTAGCCAATGGAACAGTTAGGGTAGTAGGAGAAATTATTGATAATGGTCAGCTTACCGGAAATTCAATTTTGACCAGCGCATTTACTCAACCTGGGGCTGTCAAGATTCAACATGACGGCGGTGTGAATAACGTTCCATTTATTGTGGGTGATGCTAACTTGAATGGTACAAAAGCAGCTATTAATGTCAGTCAGGTTAGTCTTTTTAATGAAAATCCAACTATTGAAAATATCATCCTAGATAGCAACAATTCCCAAATTGCACCCACATCACCAATTCACATTTTTCCTGTCCTTCCACTAGGCGGACGATCAGAAAGTACTCCTAGCTTAATTTCTATTAATTCTGTTAACACACCACCTATTATATTAGATAATTATAGTGTAATTAATACGCGCCAAAATCGACCTATTACATTTACTTTTGGTTCATTAAATATCAATACTAATGATGTTAATAATGATGTCAGCCAAATAATTTTTGATGGTATATTATCTGGCTCTGTATCATTTCAAGATGGAACACCAGTTACATCAGGAACAGTGTTGAGTGCAAATACTGTTTTAGTTTATACTCCCCAACGAGGTTCTGTTGGTAAAATCCCAGCTTTTAATATTAAAGCGAGTGATGGTGTTTCTGAATCTGCACCGCAATCAATCAATATTAATATTACGCGACAACCCATAATTATTACCCCACCTAATCCTGACACAGATAATCCCTCACCTAATCCCGAAACAAATAATTCTCCTCCCGTAGAAACGAATAATTCTTTCCATTCCGGAACAAATAATCTGCTAAATATTGACTTAACTAATAATGTAGTTAATTCTGAGACAGAAGAAAAGAAAATGGCTAGTATTCCAATTGTGGAAAAAGATCAGTCTTTGCTAGATGTAGATATAGATAAAGAGATAGCTAAAATTGATGCCAGATTTACTAACCAGTTTGCTCAATATTTAGGTACAGCTACACCGCCAATTAAAGGCATTAAAGAAGCTAGTGAGATTTTAGTAAATATTGAAAATTCTACAGGGGTGAAACCTGCTTTAATTTATGTTTCTTTTATACCTAAAACACTCAAACGGAATGTTTTACCGGAACAAAAACTCACACCTCAAGCCGATGATATTTTAGAGTTATTAGTGGTTACAGGTAAGGGTGAGCCGATTCGGAAAGTAGTTAATGTGACGCGATCGCAAGTCTTAGCTATAAGTAAACAGTTTACCAACAATGTTACCCAAGCAACTTTGTTAAACAGCTATATTACTCCTGCCACAAAATTATACAACTGGTTAATTGCACCCCTGAAGTATAACCTGCAAGCACGGCAAATTAATAATCTAGTTTTTATTGTAGATGCGGGTTTGCGAACTATGCCCATAGCCGCCCTTTATGATGGTAAACAGTATCTAATCGAAAACTATAGTGTTGGCTTAATGCCAAGTCTGAGCCTGACAGATACTCAATATATTGATATTAAAAAATCTGAAGTTTTAGGGATGGGCGCATCGCAATTTATGAATCAAGACCCATTACCATCTGTACCTTCAGAATTAACTACTATTACTCAAAAGCTTTGGCCTGGTAGAGCTTTCTTAAACGAGGCCTTCACTTTAACAAATCTCAAAGCCCAGCGACAGCAAAAAGCCTTCGGGATTGTTCACCTTGCTACTCACGGAGAATTTAACTCAGGTGCGCCAAATAACTCTTATATTCAATTGTGGGATACGCAACTGAGAATGGATCAAATCCGTCAACTCGGCTGGAATAACCCACCTGTAGAACTAGTTGTGCTGAGTGCTTGTCGTACAGCCTTGGGTAACGAAGATGCAGAATTAGGTTTTGCAGGCTTTGCAGTGCAAGCTGGTACAAAGTCTGCATTGGCGAGTTTATGGTATGTTTCCGATGAAGGTACTCTCGGATTAATGACTCAATTTTATGAAAAGTTGAAACAAGCGCCTATCAAAGCCGAAGCTCTGCGACGAGCGCAAGTCGCCATGCTCAAAGGCCAAGTGCGGATAGAAATGGGTAGACTGAGAACTGCGCGTGGTGATGTAGCATTACCACCAGTTCTACTAGAACTTGGTGATAGAAAGTTAACTCATCCCTATTTTTGGGCAGCTTTTACCATGATTGGTAATCCTTGGTAA
- a CDS encoding MinD/ParA family protein, translating into MSKIVSIHSFRGGTGKSNSTANLAGIVARSGYRVGIVDTDIQSPGIHVLFGFDDQKIKYSLNDYLWGRCNIEESAYDVSSILSQTTGAKGRIYLIPSSIKARDITKILREGFDFNLLNEGFQKLLVALKLDYLFIDTHPGLNEETLLSIAISDILVLILRPDRQDFQGTAVTVEVARKLEVPKMLLLINKALPALDFDALKQQVEKTYNAPVAGVLPLSEELIQLASSDLFCLRHPEHPLSQVMANVAKMIIQ; encoded by the coding sequence ATGTCAAAAATTGTATCTATCCACTCATTTCGCGGCGGTACAGGTAAATCAAATTCCACCGCTAACCTAGCAGGAATAGTTGCACGTTCTGGTTATCGGGTTGGGATTGTTGATACAGATATCCAATCTCCAGGTATTCATGTTCTGTTTGGTTTTGATGATCAGAAAATCAAATATTCCCTTAATGATTATCTTTGGGGACGCTGTAATATTGAAGAATCTGCCTACGATGTTAGCTCAATTTTAAGTCAAACAACAGGAGCCAAAGGACGTATTTATCTCATCCCTTCGAGTATTAAAGCTAGAGATATTACTAAAATTCTGCGAGAAGGATTTGATTTTAATTTACTCAATGAAGGCTTTCAAAAACTATTGGTTGCTTTAAAATTAGATTATCTATTCATTGATACCCATCCAGGACTCAATGAAGAAACCTTACTTTCAATTGCTATTTCTGACATTTTAGTTCTGATTCTCCGCCCCGATCGCCAAGATTTTCAAGGTACTGCTGTCACAGTGGAAGTAGCCCGCAAATTAGAAGTCCCAAAAATGTTGTTATTAATTAATAAAGCACTTCCAGCCCTAGATTTTGATGCACTCAAGCAACAGGTAGAAAAAACATATAACGCACCTGTAGCTGGTGTTTTACCACTTTCCGAAGAATTGATTCAACTGGCCAGTAGCGATTTGTTTTGTTTACGTCATCCAGAACATCCCTTAAGTCAAGTTATGGCTAACGTAGCCAAAATGATTATCCAATAG
- a CDS encoding winged helix-turn-helix domain-containing protein — MNHQEPAESSHQNSQLNILDLPDEQRQLINWITRQQTATVSEVVTYLNISEELVKQHLQTLVNQRFIQELNDGESVYYRPLFTSKQKSKLNSKIWDKF; from the coding sequence ATGAATCATCAAGAACCTGCCGAATCATCACATCAAAACAGTCAGTTAAATATCCTAGATTTACCTGATGAACAGCGACAACTGATTAATTGGATAACTCGCCAGCAAACAGCTACTGTATCAGAAGTAGTAACTTATCTAAATATTTCTGAAGAACTGGTAAAACAGCATCTTCAAACTTTAGTTAACCAAAGATTTATTCAAGAGTTAAATGATGGTGAATCAGTTTACTATCGACCTCTATTTACTTCTAAACAAAAAAGTAAGCTGAATTCAAAGATATGGGATAAATTCTAA
- a CDS encoding CHASE2 domain-containing protein — protein MLGQDSQHRNFRQTVLSIGGTVVVTSVAIAGLILGLRELGSLQGMELAAFDWLMRSRPDEGIDNRFLIVGVDDTDIQTRKEYPIEDGTMAQLLTKLAEHEPRVIGIDILRDVKQGTATGRTDLMQILSANENIAAVCVVSKADSPGIAAAPGIPEDRVGVADFPVDAGGTVRQGMIISIPKASKLPKPSEHICNIADPENQLPSLSFQMVVRYLAAQGIEPELTKSGELQFNSTVLKRLTPKSGGYHKIDTSDYQILLNYRSGKNAVKQVSLSDVLANKVDPALIKDKIVMIGYTAQIVKDTFYTPYSAGSADSQKMPGVVVHAQNASQILSAVLNKRPLFWYWNELQEGLWVFAWSLVGGFLAWRIRKPWLLILGGGVAIAILLGTNYIIFIHAGWIPLVPPVLSLFGSAVAVILIDRYAATIVKTVKGFLKINIDIDEDKKNQEVAAITESNYFLELQQKAKDLRGRDELENLPITTIPVVNNLETNNFLPDTIITQPANTEPIEIDYLQQVRDKRNQLNSQETVLPQNQNNNLEITTTPTTIEEPDELEYLADLQRRSKKLKENK, from the coding sequence GGGAATGGAGTTAGCTGCATTTGATTGGTTAATGCGATCGCGTCCAGATGAAGGGATAGACAATCGCTTTTTAATCGTTGGTGTCGATGATACAGATATCCAAACCCGCAAAGAATATCCCATTGAAGACGGCACAATGGCGCAGTTATTAACAAAACTCGCAGAACACGAACCGCGCGTCATTGGGATTGATATTTTGCGGGATGTGAAGCAAGGTACAGCCACAGGTCGTACAGACTTAATGCAAATATTATCAGCAAACGAAAATATTGCCGCTGTCTGCGTCGTGAGTAAAGCCGATTCTCCTGGTATCGCCGCAGCACCAGGAATTCCCGAAGACAGAGTTGGAGTCGCGGATTTTCCCGTAGATGCTGGGGGTACAGTCCGTCAAGGGATGATCATTTCCATTCCTAAAGCTTCCAAACTGCCAAAACCTAGCGAACATATCTGCAATATCGCCGATCCTGAAAACCAATTACCATCTCTGAGTTTTCAAATGGTGGTGCGTTACTTAGCTGCCCAAGGAATTGAACCAGAACTGACAAAATCTGGGGAATTACAGTTTAACTCTACTGTTCTCAAACGCTTAACGCCAAAATCGGGTGGATACCACAAAATTGATACATCAGACTACCAAATACTACTTAACTATCGTTCTGGAAAAAACGCTGTCAAGCAAGTATCCCTCAGCGATGTTCTAGCAAATAAAGTTGACCCAGCGTTGATTAAAGACAAAATTGTGATGATTGGCTACACTGCCCAAATTGTCAAAGATACTTTTTATACGCCTTATAGTGCAGGGTCAGCGGATAGCCAAAAAATGCCAGGGGTAGTAGTTCACGCCCAAAATGCTAGTCAGATATTAAGTGCTGTTTTGAATAAACGACCTTTATTTTGGTACTGGAATGAATTACAAGAAGGCTTATGGGTATTTGCTTGGTCATTAGTCGGCGGATTTTTAGCTTGGCGGATTCGTAAACCCTGGCTGTTAATCTTGGGTGGAGGAGTAGCGATCGCTATATTATTAGGAACCAACTATATAATATTTATCCATGCTGGTTGGATACCTTTAGTACCACCAGTTTTAAGCCTTTTCGGTAGTGCTGTTGCTGTTATTTTAATAGATAGATATGCCGCTACAATTGTGAAAACAGTTAAAGGCTTTCTCAAAATTAATATTGATATTGACGAAGACAAAAAAAATCAAGAAGTCGCTGCCATTACCGAAAGTAACTACTTCTTAGAATTACAGCAAAAGGCTAAAGATTTGCGGGGTCGGGATGAATTAGAAAACTTGCCAATCACAACTATCCCTGTTGTTAATAACTTAGAAACAAATAATTTTTTACCTGATACAATCATTACTCAACCTGCCAATACTGAACCTATAGAAATAGATTATCTACAGCAAGTGCGCGACAAACGCAACCAACTTAATTCCCAAGAAACTGTACTTCCTCAAAACCAAAATAATAACTTAGAAATAACCACAACACCAACGACAATTGAAGAACCAGACGAATTAGAATACCTAGCAGATTTACAGCGTCGTAGCAAAAAATTGAAAGAAAATAAATAA